GCGCTGGCCGCGTTGGCGGCGCGCACGGTTGATGGCATGCTGCGCCAGGATCTCCTGCGAGGCTGCCATCAGCCGGCGGAGCACATCGGCGCCGTCGCCGTCCGGGAGGTGCTCGGCGACGCTGCGGTCGGTGATGTCATGCGGCGGCGTCGTGCGCATTGAAACCTTACCATCTTTCCACACCAGCAGATGCCGGTAGCTGACACCGGGATGAAACTCGATCCCGTCGGTACCGAGTTGGCGCTGCAGATCGCGGACGATCTCGCCTGCTTCCTCAGTCGAGATGTGGCCGGCGGTGAAATCCTGCATCACGCCGTCCTCGATGCAGACCAAGTTGCAGCGAAAAGCCACATCATCGGGTCCCAGTTCCACCCCCATACTTGCGGCCTCGATGGGTGATCGGCCGGTATGGTAGCGGCGCGGGTCATACCCCAGGATGCTCATCGTGCCGACGTCGCTGCCCGGGGGAAGGCCCTTGGGAATCGTGTGCGTCATGCCCAGTATTCCACAACTTGCGAGCCGATCCATGTTCGGCGTGCGCCCATATTCCAGCGGCGTCCGGTCGCCGAGTTCGGCTATCGGCAGGTCGGCTACGCCGTCGGGTTGCAGAATGAGGTACTTCATCCATCCTTCTCTTTATCCAACTTCGCGTCATTCCGCCAGTTTCGCTAGGTGCTGGAATTGGAGTCTTTTCTCGCGCCGCTCTTCCGCCAGAAGCCGCCGAACCGTGCTTCGACGAGCTCAAAACTCGATCGGATACGGTCGCTCGGTCTCAACTTGCCGAACTTCTCCCTGAGAGACCCAACCGGCGAAGCCGCCGGCTTAGAGAGGCCATGAACCGTTCTCACGCCCGACGCCACCGCCCGGGGCGATGCCCTGGGCTGATGAATGGCCGCCCCGTTGGGGCTGCTATCCTTCAAGATTTCAATCCGTGTGGTCTCAGCCCCGAAGGGGCGGCAATCCATGAGCCCAGGGCAACGCCCTGGGCGACGGACGGCGCATGTTCATGGGCAGGGGAGTGTCGATTTTCTCCGAAAGTAGAGGCGCAGCATGCTGCGCCTCTACGGAAGCACGCGGAAAATACGGTATACGAAACCAGCGGCCGGTCATTTATCGACACTCCCTTGGCAAGGAGGGGGAGCAAACGCAAGACGCGGTGGCGCCCGCAGCACGATCTGTGGTTCTCGTTGACCAGCTCGCTGACCATCGGCTAAGTACGTCAATCACATGCAACCGTTGAGTGGATTTCGCATCATCGACATGACCGACGAACGCGGCGCCCTGTGTGGGCGCGTGCTCGCCGACCTGGGCGCCGACGTCATCTACGTCGAGCTGCCATCAGGCTCGCCCTTCCGGCAGGCGCCGCCGCTGGCATTGGACAAGCGAACGAGCCTGGCCTTTGCCTTTCGCAACGCCGGCAAGCGGGGCGTGAGCCTCGATATCTCCACTTCCGGTGGGCGCGACGAACTGCATCGCCTTGTCGATACGGCGGACGCGTGGATTGAATCCAACCCGACCGGCTTCCTCGCCGCTCAGGGCCTCGCCCCGGAAGAGGTGCTGCGCGCGCACCCGACACTGGTGATCACCTCCATCACCGACTTCGGCCAGATCGGACCGCATCGCAACTACCTCGGCACCGACATGATCGGCTACGCCATGGGCGGCATGCTGTACCGCGCCGGAGCGGCGCATCGTCCGCCGGTTGTGGCTCCGGGCTCACAAGCGTACGACACCGCCAGCATCACCGCCGCCTTCGGCACCGCCATGGCCATCTATCATCGGCTCCACACCGGCCGCGGCCAATGGCTCGACGTCTCCGTCCAAGAGGCCACGTCGAACCTCGCCGACTGGAGC
The window above is part of the Candidatus Binatia bacterium genome. Proteins encoded here:
- a CDS encoding cofactor-independent phosphoglycerate mutase, which gives rise to MKYLILQPDGVADLPIAELGDRTPLEYGRTPNMDRLASCGILGMTHTIPKGLPPGSDVGTMSILGYDPRRYHTGRSPIEAASMGVELGPDDVAFRCNLVCIEDGVMQDFTAGHISTEEAGEIVRDLQRQLGTDGIEFHPGVSYRHLLVWKDGKVSMRTTPPHDITDRSVAEHLPDGDGADVLRRLMAASQEILAQHAINRARRQRGQRLATSIWLWGQGKRPALPTLRQRFGIEGAVISAVDLVNGLGILAGLEVIKVPGVTGFLDTNYQGKASYGLRALQRKDLVFIHVEATDETGHMGAVDKKIQAVEDFDSKIVGPILEGLREVGDWRLLMTPDHATPCALKTHTSDPVPFVVVEARDLETGRSARTYGERAAAATGLVVEEAHTLLPDYLVKG
- a CDS encoding CoA transferase: MQPLSGFRIIDMTDERGALCGRVLADLGADVIYVELPSGSPFRQAPPLALDKRTSLAFAFRNAGKRGVSLDISTSGGRDELHRLVDTADAWIESNPTGFLAAQGLAPEEVLRAHPTLVITSITDFGQIGPHRNYLGTDMIGYAMGGMLYRAGAAHRPPVVAPGSQAYDTASITAAFGTAMAIYHRLHTGRGQWLDVSVQEATSNLADWS